The Polaribacter sp. Q13 sequence AGACAAAAAAGGACAAAAAAAACTCTTAATTGGGGTTTCTTTTGCGTTGTTAGATTTGATAGAAATGAAACAATTCAACCTAAAAAATACCATTATTATGGAAACTGGTGGTATGAAAGGACGAAGAAAAGAATTGATTAGAGATGAACTGCATCAGCTTTTACAAAACGGATTTGGAGTTACAGAAATTCACTCGGAATACGGAATGACAGAATTATTAAGTCAGGCTTATTCTAACGGAAACGGTATTTTTGACACACCGCCTTGGATGAAAATTCTTACTAGAGATACCGAAGATGCTTTAACCATACAACAACCAGGAAAAACAGGCGGAATTAACGTGATTGATTTAGCCAATTATAATTCTTGCTCATTTATTGCCACCCAAGATTTAGGAAAAGTAGACAAAAATGGCACTTTCGAAATTATTGGTCGTTTTGATAATTCTGATATTAGAGGTTGTAATTTAATGGTGCTGTAAAACTATAAGTTATGAAATTTAAATTATTAGAAGAATTTAAAGAGTTTGCCGTAAAAGGTAACATGATAGACATTGCTATTGGTGTTATTATTGGCGCGGCTTTTAATAAAGTAGTTAGCACATTGGTTAAAGAAGTTTTAATGCCTCCATTGGCTTTTATGACCGATGGCACAAAGTGGGAAAACAAGAAAATTATTCTAAGAGAAGCGGTACTTATTAAAGATAAAATTTCGGTTGATGAAATTGCTATTGGTTATGGTAAATTGTTTGAAGCTGGAATAGATTTTTTAATTATAGCTTTTACTGTTTTTGTAATTGTAAAAGCAATGAATTCTATGAAAAAGAAAGCAGACGATCCTAAAAATAAAGCTGTTGTAACTCCTAAAAACATTGAGTTGATGAACAAAACCAATGAGCTTTTAGAAAAACAAAATGAGTATTTAATGAAGGTTTTATCAGAAAAAAATAATGAAATATAGGTTTTGTAAATTTCGTTTTTAAATTACGACTGACTTATTATCAGCTAATTAACACACAAAACGTAATGAATACTAAAACAGCCCTTTTATACCTAGTTCTTTTTTCTTTTATTGGTTGCCAATCCGGACAAACCAATACAACGCCTCAAGCAAGTGTAAAAGAAGTAAACAACCCTATTTCTGAAAACGATCAATTTAATAAGTACTGGTATTCTGGTAAGGCTGAATTGAGTAGTTATACCTTAAAACAGGCTAGATATGGCGAAATACGAGACGGAGAA is a genomic window containing:
- the mscL gene encoding large conductance mechanosensitive channel protein MscL; its protein translation is MKFKLLEEFKEFAVKGNMIDIAIGVIIGAAFNKVVSTLVKEVLMPPLAFMTDGTKWENKKIILREAVLIKDKISVDEIAIGYGKLFEAGIDFLIIAFTVFVIVKAMNSMKKKADDPKNKAVVTPKNIELMNKTNELLEKQNEYLMKVLSEKNNEI